CACTCTGTCTTTGGGAtgtcagtctgtctgtcttttCTCTGCATGTCCAGCTCCTTGGGGATGGAAGCCGGAGCATGCCCAACACAGGGGCGGCTCTAACAATGCCTGTTAACTTGAGCGGGTGGCTGCACTCTGCCGTGAGCAAACCGGAGCCTTTCTTCCCGACAGCATACTCAGGCTGCAGGCCAGGAAGGTTCCAGAAACCAGGACTGGCCTGGTCTGATTCCATGCCCATCTGCTCCATTTTAGTCATGTCattcatctatctgtctgtccgtccatccatccgtccattcATCTGTccgtccatctatccatccatccatccgtccaccgAATCACACCAcgcattcatccatccacccacccatccatcctaCCTTTACCTGTAGAACCTCTTTCCTTGGTTGCTCTCGGCGTGAAGAGGCAGCCaggcccctcccacccacccatgGCTCCCTTGGGGCTCACTCGTAGGGAGAGAACAGACACTAAACAGGTAATGAAGTAAGTAAGCGAGCACTGGTTCCTGTGCATGGGAGAAGGGAAGCATGCGGTGTGATGGACCTgcaggtgggggcggggggcagttCAGGCGCTCAGCCAAGTACAAGTGTGCAAAGACAAGCTGAGAGCATGGCCCCCACTGACAGGAGGGGCCAGGTGTCCCAGGACAGACAGACGGCTGGCCCAGATGGCTGGGCAGGATGGTGCCAGGTGGTGGGCGCCTGGAGCTCTGCCTGGAGGTGCAGAGAGGGCCATGAGTTTGGTCTTGAAGGTCAGGACCGGCCAGCAGTACGAGCGTCAGCCCTGCATGGAGGCCTCACTTCCCAGAAATGAGCCTGGGTTCCtttcacagctgaggaaactggcTCAGAGTTCTTGGGGGACTGGCTCGAGGTCGCCCAGCTGAAGGGTGACCAGTGGGATTTGAACCTAGTCCCTCCTTGGGTCAGAGCCCATTGTCCTCTTGTGTGCTGGACTCAGACAGGCCTCTAGGGCGCTGTCCTTTCTCCTGGCCACGCACCTCTCCAGCTGGTGGTGCTCACCTGCTGCCCAACTCAGGCTGCCTTCCCGATACCCCAGCAGCGGGTTTCGGGAGCAGTGCTCCCCATCGCCCCATCAGGTGAGGCTGACCTGTTCTCCTGTACCCCAGATGGGGTCAGCTGCCCTCCTGATCCCACTGGCGCACGCTGCACGGACCCTGGGGGGGACTTGGGGCTGTTTCCCAGGGCTGGGAGGACGGGGCTGGCCTGAGGCACCCCCACCTCGGAAACTGCCCCCACACTTACCCCATTTGTGACTGTCACAAGATCGGCAGCCCCTCCCTGCCCAGTCCCCCACCAAGCCTGCCTGCCTGCCCACCGGGCTCTGGTCCCTGTACCCACCCTTCTCCGTCCCAGTGCCCCTTGCCCTGAAAGCTCAGCTCTGGGGAGGACAGGCGGGTGGTGGGTGGAGTTGCCTCCCCCAGGTAAAGGAGGAAACCTGCAGCTGGGGACCACAGACAAGTTCTGGAATCTTCTCCAAAGTTCCCGTAATGGGCAGTGCGTTATGTTTCCCGTGGGAAAGAAGAACTTCATCAACAATTCTCAGGAAGAGGTAAAATGTCCTAACTGATTTCACCTTGCATGTATATAACTCCTTTAATTTTGCTAAAAATGGAATTCCTCCAggtgtgtattttaaaaaatggctggaGGGTTCTACCTTAAAAACAGTCCCTTTTGGGTGGAAAGAATTTTGGTGATTTTGTTTCGTGGGTGGCTTGAATATTTTAACAGTGACCATGAACGATTTTTTACTTTAATCATCAGAAAACACATAAAATGATTTGTACTTTGGAAGTCAAAGCagcttggctttttctttttaaaaacgaGGTCAGCCAGCCCTGAGGGCAAAGatttggggggctgggggggctcCAAGTGAGGACAgggttggggaggaggggaggtggAGGCGGGAAGCAAGAGCAGTTCCAAGGCTCTGGGCAGTGGCCAGGGGGAGTTTGTCGGGCCAGCGAGGTGggcgggtggggggcggggggggggggaaggggagggccAGGGCTGCCCCCACCCTTTAGCTTTGGACCCTCAGCTTTGCGACCATACAGCGCTGCCTGGTGGCCGCCGGGGAGAGCGCGGCAGGGGACGcgaggaggtggggggagggagcggggtgggggcggggctcGGGTGGACGGAGCTttcggggcgggggaggggggctgggggcgtCCAGGAGGCCCCGGGAGAGGAGCAAGGCTCGACGGCGAAGCTTTAGGGGACGGGCTCGGCCGCGCGCCTTCAGTCCCCTTCCCACGGCGGCGCGGCCCAGCTCGGCCTCGGAACCCCGGGGCGCCCGGGGAGGTCGCCGGTCCCCTCCTTCCTGCTGGTCGCGCGTGGCTCGGGAGTCGGCGCGGCGTGTGCGCAGCCGGCCGGGTGCCGAGGAGGGAGCACAGCGGTCAGGTCCGGCCGGGGGTGGCCCCGGGGCGCGCATCCTTCCCCGAGCCTCTCCCGCCTCGCCCTCGTCCTTCCTCACGTCGGGGGCGGGCTTGGCAGGGAGGGGTGCGCGCCCCGCGGGGCCTGGGCTCCGGTTTCCctctggggtggggaaggggctgcgggtgggtgggtgggctggggggaggaggggcccCGGGGCAGCGGCTCGAGGAGGCGCAGGGGCAGGGCGGGTCCCGGGGCGCCCGGCTCCGCCTCGCCCCCCAGCGCCCGGTGCGGCGTGACCTGCAGGGGCTCGCGCTGCCCGCGCCGCCCGCCCTCGGCGTAGCAGAGCAGCGGCCTGGCGCCGCCGTGGACGCGGGCCAGGAGGCGGGCGAGCGGGCCGCAGCCGGGCCGCAGGAGGCTCAGGAGGCCGGGGAAGGCGCAGCAGAGGAGGAGGGGCAGGCCGCAGAGGCCGAGCAGGAGCACGGAGCCCAGGAGCACGCTGTAGAGCCGGGGCGCGGGCGCGGCGAGCAGCAGCCCACCCAGAGCAGGAGGCCCAGGCTTGATGTGTTGGCCGCGGCCGCCAGGCAGGCCACCCAAGGCCACCCCGGCCGCGTGGGCGCGCAGGCACGGGAGCAAGCTCAGCTCGCCGCCCAGCTGGCCGCAGGCGAGGGCCGGCAGCAGCACGGCCGCGGGGGTGAGCGCCCAGGCGAGCGCGCAGAGCGCGGCCGAGGCGTGCGGGGACCAGCAGCGGCCGTAGCAGGCGGGGAAGACGTCGGACAGGCCAGCAGCCCGAGCCCCACGCTGAACCAGAGGAAGGACAGCGGCCGCGCCAGGCGGGCCCGGAGCCCAGGGCCGCCTCCGCCGCCGAGAAGCCCACCTGGCAGGCCAGGAAGAGGGAGTCGGCGGCCGCCAGGTGCAGGACGTAGATGGAGAAGGGGCCTGTCCTCCCGTGGAGGCCAAGCGTCCAGAGCAGGAAGCCGTTGGCCGCCAGCCCGCCCAGGCCGAG
This region of Tamandua tetradactyla isolate mTamTet1 chromosome 9, mTamTet1.pri, whole genome shotgun sequence genomic DNA includes:
- the MRGPRG gene encoding LOW QUALITY PROTEIN: mas-related G-protein coupled receptor member G (The sequence of the model RefSeq protein was modified relative to this genomic sequence to represent the inferred CDS: inserted 3 bases in 3 codons; deleted 1 base in 1 codon), which codes for MTGAGHVFPSDGAGEPGMLGLRRTFSSPILYLTLLLGLGGLAANGFLLWTLGLHGRTGPFSIYVLHLAAADSLFLACQVGFSAAEAALGSXARLARPLSFLWFSVGLGLLXLSDVFPACYGRCWSPHASAALCALAWALTPAAVLLPALACGQLGGELSLLPCLRAHAAGVAWVACLAAAANTSSLGLLLWVGCCSPRPRPXLYSVLLGSVLLLGLCGLPLLLCCAFPGLLSLLRPGCGPLARLLARVHGGARPLLCYAEGGRRGQREPLQVTPHRALGGEAEPGAPGPALPLRLLEPLPREGNRSPGPAGRAPLPAKPAPDVRKDEGEAGEARGRMRAPGPPPAGPDRCAPSSAPGRLRTRRADSRATRDQQEGGDRRPPRAPRGSEAELGRAAVGRGLKARGRARPLKLRRRALLLSRGLLDAPSPPPPPRKLRPPEPRPHPAPSPHLLASPAALSPAATRQRCMVAKLRVQS